From the Leucobacter denitrificans genome, one window contains:
- a CDS encoding cation diffusion facilitator family transporter, giving the protein MSDNDPRSSGAENCEPGFSAGHPAAPAHAQTGDGHSHSHGLDGAASATGKHRKRLVWVLVITLSVVGVQVVGAIISNSLALLADAGHMLTDATGVGIALIASLIAGLPASSKRTYGYLRVEVLAALANGIVLGVIAVIILVQAISRFGNEVEVASVPMLIAAVIGAVANLVSLFILQSAQRESLNVRGAYLEVLGDLLGSVAVIAAALIIMFTGWVMVDQLASILIAALIVPRAYSLLRDVVNVLLEATPKDIDIGAARAHMLAVPGVVEVHDVHAWTITSGVPAFSAHVTITDESWSERGYHAVLDELKACLMTHFSLEHSTLQLEPESHHLAGLHSHD; this is encoded by the coding sequence ATGAGCGACAACGATCCACGCTCTTCTGGAGCGGAGAATTGCGAGCCGGGGTTTAGCGCCGGGCATCCCGCCGCTCCTGCGCACGCGCAGACCGGGGATGGGCACAGTCATTCTCACGGCCTCGACGGTGCGGCGAGCGCGACTGGCAAGCACCGCAAGCGGCTCGTGTGGGTGCTCGTCATCACGCTTTCGGTAGTCGGCGTGCAGGTGGTCGGCGCGATCATCTCGAACTCGCTCGCCCTGCTCGCCGATGCCGGCCACATGCTTACCGACGCAACCGGGGTCGGCATCGCGCTCATTGCAAGCCTCATCGCGGGGCTTCCCGCGAGCTCGAAGCGCACCTACGGGTACCTGCGCGTCGAGGTGCTTGCCGCGCTCGCGAACGGCATCGTGCTTGGCGTTATCGCCGTCATCATTCTTGTACAGGCGATTTCGCGGTTCGGCAACGAGGTCGAGGTTGCGTCGGTGCCGATGCTCATCGCCGCCGTGATCGGTGCGGTGGCAAACCTGGTCTCGCTCTTCATACTGCAGTCCGCGCAGCGCGAGAGCCTGAATGTGCGCGGCGCCTACCTCGAGGTGCTCGGCGACCTCCTCGGTTCGGTTGCGGTGATTGCCGCTGCGCTCATCATTATGTTTACGGGTTGGGTCATGGTGGATCAGCTCGCCTCCATCCTCATCGCCGCACTCATCGTGCCGCGCGCTTACAGTCTGCTGCGTGACGTGGTCAATGTGTTGCTCGAGGCGACGCCAAAGGACATCGACATAGGCGCGGCGCGCGCACACATGCTCGCTGTGCCCGGCGTTGTCGAGGTGCACGACGTACACGCCTGGACCATCACGTCAGGGGTGCCCGCGTTCTCGGCGCACGTGACCATTACCGATGAGAGCTGGTCAGAGCGCGGGTATCACGCGGTGCTCGACGAGCTCAAGGCGTGCCTCATGACGCACTTCTCGCTCGAGCACTCAACCCTGCAGCTCGAACCCGAGAGCCATCACCTCGCGGGGCTGCACTCTCACGACTGA